From a region of the Phragmites australis chromosome 21, lpPhrAust1.1, whole genome shotgun sequence genome:
- the LOC133903340 gene encoding auxin response factor 22-like, translating into MKETGEERCLDPQLWHACAGGMVQMPPVRSRVYYFPQGHAEHAHGGGADLAAAAGPRALPALVLCSVAGVRFLADPETDEVFAKIRLVPVAPGEVEFQEPDELVGDPADAREKLASFAKTLTQSDANNGGGFSVPRYCAETIFPKLDYRADPPVQTVLAKDVHGEVWKFRHIYRGTPRRHLLTTGWSTFVNQKKLVAGDSIVFLRTEHDELCVGIRRAKRVSCGGMECMSGWNAPGYGGFSAFLKEEESKLMKGPSGYTRGRGKVKIADVMDAASLAASGQSFEVVYYPRASTPEFVVKAASVQNAMRIQWCPGMRFKMAFETEDSSRISWFMGTISSVQIADPIRWTNSPWRLLQVAWDEPDLLQNVKCVNPWLVELISSIPPIHLGAFSPPRKKLRVPQHPDFPFDGQLLNPIFHGNPLGPSNSPICCFPDNAPAGIQGARHAQFGLPLTDHQLNKLHRGLFQGGGFNRLDAITPPSRISKGFVITSAPVHESVSCLLTIGTSQSADKSDDRKKPHIMLFGKPILTEQQMNSRASSETFSPEATGNSSSSGNVQKRANVSYGSGSSICIGFSSQASELGLEAGHCKVFMESEDVGRTIDLSVFGSYEELYGQLADMFGIEKAELISHLRYRDAAGAVKHTGEEPFSDFMKVARRLTIIEGSGGRLQKPLMECMVERA; encoded by the exons atgaAGGAGACGGGCGAGGAGAGGTGCCTTGACCCGCAGCTATGGCACGCGTGCGCCGGCGGCATGGTGCAGATGCCCCCCGTGCGGTCCCGCGTGTACTACTTCCCGCAGGGCCACGCGGAGCACGCGCACGGCGGCGGGGCGGACCTCGCCGCGGCAGCCGGGCCGCGCGCGCTCCCGGCGCTCGTGCTCTGCTCCGTGGCGGGGGTGCGGTTCTTGGCTGATCCGGAAACCGACGAGGTGTTTGCCAAGATCCGGCTGGTGCCGGTCGCACCCGGCGAGGTTGAGTTCCAGGAGCCCGATGAGCTCGTAGGCGACCCCGCGGACGCCCGGGAGAAGCTGGCCTCCTTCGCCAAGACGCTTACGCAGTCCGACGCCAACAACGGCGGCGGGTTCTCGGTGCCGCGCTACTGCGCGGAGACCATCTTCCCCAAGCTTGACTACCGGGCCGACCCGCCGGTGCAGACGGTGCTCGCCAAGGACGTGCACGGGGAGGTGTGGAAGTTCCGGCACATTTACCGGGGCACACCGCGCCGGCATTTGCTCACCACGGGGTGGAGCACGTTCGTCAACCAGAAGAAGCTCGTCGCTGGGGATTCCATCGTGTTCTTGCGCACAGAGCATGACGAGCTGTGTGTCGGGATACGGCGTGCAAAGCGGGTGTCTTGTGGTGGCATGGAGTGCATGTCAGGGTGGAACGCTCCTGGGTATGGGGGGTTCTCGGCGTTCTTGAAGGAAGAGGAGAGTAAACTTATGAAGGGTCCTAGTGGGTACACGAGGGGCAGGGGGAAGGTGAAGATTGCAGATGTCATGGATGCGGCAAGCCTAGCGGCAAGTGGGCAGTCATTTGAGGTGGTGTACTACCCCAGAGCTAGCACGCCAGAATTTGTTGTGAAGGCTGCATCGGTTCAGAATGCGATGAGGATCCAGTGGTGCCCTGGGATGAGGTTCAAGATGGCGTTTGAGACGGAGGATTCGTCAAGGATTAGCTGGTTTATGGGGACAATATCTTCTGTTCAGATTGCTGATCCGATCCGATGGACGAATTCACCGTGGAGGCTTCTTCAG GTGGCGTGGGATGAACCAGACTTGTTGCAGAATGTGAAATGTGTTAACCCATGGCTCGTGGAGCTCATATCAAGCATTCCACCGATTCATCTGGGAGCATTTTCTCCACCTAGAAAGAAGTTGCGGGTGCCCCAACATCCTGACTTTCCATTTGATGGTCAGCTGTTGAATCCAATATTCCACGGCAACCCACTTGGTCCTAGCAACAGCCCCATATGCTGTTTCCCGGACAATGCTCCTGCAGGCATACAGGGAGCCAGGCATGCTCAATTTGGTTTACCCCTAACAGACCACCAGCTTAACAAGCTGCACCGTGGTCTGTTCCAAGGCGGTGGTTTTAACCGTCTTGACGCTATCACTCCGCCTTCGCGGATATCCAAGGGTTTCGTAATCACCAGTGCACCAGTCCATGAGAGTGTCTCTTGCTTATTGACAATTGGCACATCACAGAGCGCAGACAAATCTGATGACAGAAAGAAACCCCATATAATGCTGTTTGGAAAGCCTATTCTTACGGAGCAGCAGATGAATTCCAGAGCATCAAGCGAAACGTTCTCCCCAGAGGCTACTGGAAACAGTTCATCTTCTGGCAATGTGCAGAAGAGAGCAAATGTATCTTATGGTTCTGGATCATCGATTTGCATTGGTTTCTCGTCTcaagcttctgagcttgggttAGAAGCCGGGCACTGCAAGGTATTTATGGAATCTGAGGATGTTGGTCGCACCATCGATCTGTCTGTCTTTGGGTCATACGAAGAGTTGTATGGTCAGCTAGCTGACATGTTCGGAATCGAGAAAGCGGAACTAATAAGCCATCTTCGTTACCGTGATGCAGCAGGTGCTGTCAAGCATACTGGTGAAGAACCATTCAG TGACTTCATGAAAGTAGCACGGAGGCTCACCATAATAGAAGGCAGCGGGGGGAGGCTGCAGAAACCTCTCATGGAATGTATGGTTGAGCGGGCTTGA